From one Henriciella marina DSM 19595 genomic stretch:
- a CDS encoding SGNH/GDSL hydrolase family protein, whose protein sequence is MNRLFETSGKGLFALHAGSADDGDAVDALFDLIGEREDIRFAMQDSGPRPSTARTLSALASARLDRLSDQSARGLVLTSATSSVVVERFDWSRPVLDEGRSPNDVVKSVARERRVPCFDFARLMRELGLEFGEAALFQVDGVHLSLAGRLVLFGAVFKGLTGDMPALESLAADLAEGWSQAGTDEALSASDLPGFARRAAQMIGAMD, encoded by the coding sequence TTGAACCGACTTTTCGAGACCTCCGGGAAGGGGCTTTTTGCGCTCCATGCCGGGTCAGCAGATGACGGCGATGCGGTCGATGCGCTTTTCGACCTGATCGGGGAGCGCGAGGATATCCGCTTCGCAATGCAGGATAGCGGGCCCCGGCCCTCCACTGCGAGGACACTTTCGGCCTTGGCCTCAGCCCGGCTCGACCGGCTTTCTGACCAGTCGGCAAGGGGGCTTGTTCTGACCTCGGCGACCTCCTCAGTGGTGGTGGAACGCTTCGACTGGTCAAGGCCGGTTCTGGACGAGGGGCGGAGCCCCAATGATGTTGTGAAGTCGGTCGCTCGCGAACGACGCGTTCCGTGTTTCGATTTTGCTCGCCTGATGCGCGAACTTGGCCTTGAGTTCGGCGAGGCGGCTCTCTTCCAGGTGGACGGGGTTCACCTGTCGCTAGCGGGGCGGTTGGTGCTGTTTGGGGCAGTTTTCAAGGGTCTGACGGGCGATATGCCGGCGCTTGAAAGCCTCGCGGCAGACCTTGCCGAAGGCTGGTCGCAGGCGGGGACGGACGAGGCGCTGTCCGCCAGTGACCTTCCCGGTTTTGCCAGGCGCGCCGCGCAGATGATCGGCGCCATGGACTGA
- a CDS encoding glycosyltransferase family 2 protein — translation MTDAVLSIVAGTYNRCDQVQRLVESVQRETKVPYILYVTDAGSTDGTIEYLKSVESERVRPVFVGKLLGQARAYNDIFMKIDTPYVCWVSDDNEIVDNGLDKGVRILEANKKIGMVGLKVKDKEGPFVKAPYIGGVSGIGILNVNQGMLPTKVMRAVGGFSEEFRDYGIDPDLTAKVLFLGFDVVYTRDVTIHHYRNWAEDKESEDYKKLQAKHERFHDLYKKNYAQYDAPSRTWRVKKRAWEWARTRLSKRFDLSMNSSTPIFRNIPRDYYNTMMAKHIGLLDPLLTVGKDYHLRQRYRGRKPSIQLIGEPGNNS, via the coding sequence ATGACGGATGCCGTCCTGTCCATCGTCGCCGGTACGTATAATCGCTGTGACCAGGTCCAGCGGCTGGTCGAATCTGTCCAGCGCGAAACCAAGGTGCCTTACATTCTGTACGTGACGGATGCGGGCTCGACCGATGGCACGATCGAGTACCTGAAATCGGTAGAGAGCGAGCGCGTGCGTCCAGTTTTCGTAGGCAAGCTGCTTGGTCAGGCGCGCGCCTATAATGACATCTTCATGAAGATCGACACGCCCTATGTCTGCTGGGTCAGCGACGACAATGAGATCGTTGATAATGGCTTGGACAAGGGGGTGCGCATTCTTGAGGCCAACAAGAAGATCGGCATGGTCGGCCTCAAGGTGAAGGACAAGGAAGGCCCGTTCGTAAAGGCGCCCTATATTGGCGGGGTCTCAGGTATCGGCATATTGAACGTCAATCAGGGCATGTTGCCGACAAAGGTAATGCGCGCCGTTGGCGGCTTTAGTGAAGAGTTTCGGGACTATGGTATCGACCCGGACCTCACTGCCAAGGTGCTCTTTCTTGGCTTCGATGTCGTCTATACGCGCGACGTTACTATTCACCACTATCGCAACTGGGCTGAAGACAAGGAAAGCGAAGACTACAAGAAGCTTCAGGCCAAGCATGAGCGTTTTCACGATCTCTACAAGAAGAACTACGCTCAATATGACGCGCCAAGCCGGACCTGGCGGGTGAAGAAACGGGCCTGGGAATGGGCGCGGACAAGGCTTTCCAAGCGGTTTGACCTGTCGATGAATTCATCGACGCCGATCTTCAGGAATATTCCCCGAGACTATTATAATACGATGATGGCCAAGCATATCGGCTTGCTTGATCCATTGCTGACGGTGGGCAAGGACTATCACCTTCGCCAGCGCTATCGGGGCCGCAAGCCGAGCATCCAGCTCATTGGCGAGCCTGGCAATAATAGTTGA
- a CDS encoding DUF2793 domain-containing protein: MDQTPRIGLSYLAANQAMKHVTLNESLRRLDAVVQLSVVSQTIVAEPESPAPATSYILPDSKTGTHWAGFQTGAVASFQDGAWFEIAPREGWLAWIEDEASLFVLTESGWEALQEAGGGPFETLGINSAADTTNRLTVCSDAELLTHDDVTPGTGDARKLINRASATKVASVVFQTGFTGEAEFGLVENGGFELRTSSDGTLFSTALSVDTASTNVGVGGSPAGRFSVLDQSVATNEQPTLSVTRDGYFATAYLDTYADAATYSSFSIQRRARGSLAAPLAVEEGDWCGGFSFRGRSAAGDWAQRALVNAIVDGPVAADDVPMAMGFWTGAGGLAERMRLTSSGRVGIGTTTPTAALDVAGAVRVGAFALTDIPAAAEAGSGAMIYVADAPAGATLAYSDGSVWRDVSTRSTI; this comes from the coding sequence ATGGACCAGACCCCGCGCATCGGCCTTTCCTATCTTGCTGCCAATCAGGCAATGAAACACGTCACCCTGAACGAAAGCCTGCGGCGGCTTGATGCGGTCGTGCAGCTCAGCGTGGTCAGCCAGACGATCGTCGCTGAGCCCGAAAGTCCGGCCCCCGCAACCTCCTATATCCTGCCGGACAGCAAGACCGGAACGCACTGGGCTGGATTTCAAACTGGCGCGGTCGCGAGCTTTCAGGATGGGGCCTGGTTCGAGATTGCGCCGCGTGAGGGCTGGCTCGCCTGGATAGAGGACGAGGCGTCTCTTTTCGTGCTGACAGAGAGCGGCTGGGAGGCCCTTCAGGAAGCGGGCGGCGGCCCATTCGAGACGCTGGGTATCAATAGCGCAGCCGACACGACGAACCGGCTGACCGTCTGCAGCGATGCCGAACTTCTGACCCATGATGACGTGACACCGGGAACCGGTGATGCCCGCAAGCTGATCAACCGGGCAAGCGCGACCAAGGTCGCATCGGTTGTCTTCCAGACGGGCTTTACAGGCGAGGCCGAGTTCGGACTGGTCGAGAATGGTGGGTTCGAACTTCGCACGAGCAGCGATGGTACCCTGTTCAGCACGGCGCTTTCTGTCGACACAGCCTCAACCAATGTCGGGGTGGGCGGTTCGCCAGCCGGACGGTTCTCTGTTTTGGACCAGAGCGTTGCCACCAATGAACAGCCGACCTTGAGCGTGACGCGTGACGGGTATTTCGCCACCGCCTATCTCGATACATATGCCGACGCGGCGACCTATTCGTCCTTCTCGATTCAGCGCCGGGCGCGCGGAAGTCTTGCCGCCCCGCTCGCGGTGGAAGAGGGCGACTGGTGCGGCGGGTTCTCTTTTCGCGGGCGATCTGCGGCGGGTGACTGGGCTCAGCGGGCGCTGGTCAACGCAATCGTCGATGGCCCTGTTGCGGCGGATGATGTTCCCATGGCGATGGGGTTCTGGACCGGGGCTGGCGGTCTCGCAGAGCGGATGCGGTTAACTTCATCAGGGCGTGTGGGTATAGGGACAACGACCCCGACCGCTGCCCTGGACGTTGCCGGCGCCGTGCGGGTTGGAGCCTTCGCGTTAACCGACATTCCAGCGGCGGCAGAGGCGGGGTCGGGGGCCATGATTTACGTTGCCGACGCACCGGCTGGCGCGACGCTAGCCTATAGTGATGGCAGCGTCTGGAGGGATGTCTCCACCCGATCTACAATCTGA